A portion of the Thermotoga sp. SG1 genome contains these proteins:
- a CDS encoding sodium:proton antiporter, with protein MLERLSLMVVLVGLLGVLVNRDLIKKIISLDIMGTGVVSFFVIVSRKQGKDVPIPFHPGAADPVPQALIITSIVIGFATVALLVTVASVISSKYSSISSEKLDRDRGGEKE; from the coding sequence ATGCTTGAACGGCTCTCTCTGATGGTGGTCCTGGTAGGTCTTCTTGGCGTTCTTGTGAACAGAGACCTCATCAAGAAGATCATCTCACTCGACATCATGGGAACCGGGGTTGTCAGCTTCTTCGTGATCGTGTCGAGAAAACAGGGAAAAGACGTTCCGATACCATTTCACCCAGGAGCGGCTGATCCTGTTCCTCAGGCTCTGATCATCACCTCGATTGTGATTGGCTTTGCAACCGTTGCCCTTCTCGTCACCGTAGCGAGCGTTATTTCTTCAAAGTACTCTTCTATTTCTTCCGAAAAACTTGACAGGGATCGAGGGGGAGAGAAAGAGTGA
- the tmk gene encoding dTMP kinase: MLVSFEGIDGCGKSTQANLLVRYLEEKKQKVILRREPGGTKIGEKIREILMKEEITPKAELFLFLASRNLLVEDIKHYLFRGYFVVLDRYVDSSVAYQGFGRNLGKEVVEELNTFATDGLIPDVTFYIDIDVETALRRKGELNRFEKRDFLERVRKGYLLLAEEYPERIVVLDGKKAVEEIHRMVVEEIERRWKFDS; this comes from the coding sequence ATGCTCGTGAGTTTCGAGGGGATAGACGGATGTGGGAAGAGCACACAGGCGAATCTGCTGGTACGGTACCTGGAGGAGAAGAAACAGAAGGTGATCCTGAGGAGGGAACCGGGGGGAACGAAGATAGGGGAGAAGATAAGAGAGATTCTGATGAAAGAGGAGATAACGCCGAAGGCTGAACTCTTTCTGTTTCTTGCTTCGAGGAACCTTCTCGTGGAGGACATCAAACACTACCTTTTCAGAGGGTACTTCGTTGTACTCGACCGATACGTGGACTCCAGCGTTGCGTACCAGGGTTTTGGAAGAAACCTCGGAAAGGAAGTCGTCGAAGAGTTGAACACCTTCGCAACGGATGGACTGATACCCGATGTGACCTTCTACATCGACATAGATGTGGAAACGGCCCTCAGAAGGAAAGGTGAACTGAATCGCTTTGAAAAAAGAGATTTCCTGGAACGAGTGAGAAAGGGCTATCTTCTCCTGGCAGAAGAGTACCCGGAGAGGATCGTTGTACTCGATGGAAAAAAAGCTGTGGAAGAGATACACAGGATGGTGGTGGAAGAGATCGAAAGAAGGTGGAAATTTGACAGTTAA
- a CDS encoding monovalent cation/H(+) antiporter subunit G has translation MIYIGVALMCLGTFFALIKRDFYLKIHFIGISDTVGSLFVVLNFWEDISRTVLMLVILLVWGPFISHVIARMYTEGSS, from the coding sequence ATGATCTACATCGGTGTGGCACTGATGTGCCTTGGCACCTTCTTTGCCCTCATAAAGAGGGATTTTTATCTGAAGATACACTTCATAGGGATATCCGACACGGTGGGATCACTCTTTGTGGTTCTCAACTTCTGGGAGGATATTTCTAGGACAGTTCTCATGTTGGTGATTCTGCTCGTGTGGGGACCGTTCATCTCCCACGTGATAGCGCGCATGTACACGGAGGGATCCTCTTGA
- a CDS encoding elongator complex protein 3, with the protein MKIIPVFLPYAGCKKRCVFCDQVKATGQEKVPSLDDIARLIEEYSKTSEEYEVGFYGGTFTGLSEQKMEEYLSFVRKFSVVRSIRVSTRPDEVTKEKLEILKRYDVETIEVGVQSFSDEVLKASKRGYTSDEVERACKLIKKMGFRLSVHLMVGLPKSDRKDEILSALRTIECGADLVRIHPTLVFEGTELHRMMETFQYSPLDLEEAIDICSDLVCILEGWGVRVIRIGYHVPVELRRYVVAGPLDPALGDKVRKTVMKKVIKRLRPTRVVAPKNYLVWFESEEVKVGDEFLFDELAYTDALFLVGKEVIEGCLNGSL; encoded by the coding sequence ATGAAAATCATCCCGGTGTTTCTTCCATACGCTGGTTGTAAGAAAAGATGTGTCTTTTGTGACCAGGTAAAAGCAACGGGACAGGAGAAGGTCCCGTCTCTTGATGACATCGCACGACTCATAGAGGAGTATTCAAAGACGTCCGAAGAGTACGAGGTGGGATTCTACGGAGGAACGTTCACCGGTCTTTCCGAGCAGAAGATGGAGGAGTACCTGAGCTTCGTCAGAAAGTTCTCTGTGGTGAGATCGATCAGGGTCTCCACCCGTCCAGACGAGGTGACAAAGGAGAAACTCGAGATTCTGAAAAGATACGATGTTGAAACGATCGAAGTTGGGGTTCAGTCTTTCTCAGACGAGGTGCTGAAGGCTTCAAAGAGGGGTTACACCTCCGATGAGGTAGAAAGGGCCTGTAAGCTCATTAAAAAGATGGGGTTCAGGTTGAGCGTACATCTGATGGTGGGACTGCCAAAGAGTGACAGGAAAGATGAGATACTTTCTGCGCTGAGAACGATAGAATGTGGTGCTGATCTGGTGAGGATACATCCCACTCTGGTCTTTGAAGGGACGGAACTTCACAGGATGATGGAAACTTTTCAATACAGTCCGCTCGACCTGGAGGAAGCGATAGACATCTGTTCTGATCTTGTGTGCATTCTGGAAGGATGGGGGGTTCGGGTGATCAGGATAGGGTACCACGTCCCTGTTGAACTCAGAAGATACGTGGTAGCAGGTCCTCTGGATCCTGCCCTTGGAGACAAGGTGAGGAAGACGGTCATGAAGAAGGTGATAAAAAGATTGCGTCCGACCAGAGTGGTTGCTCCGAAAAATTACCTCGTGTGGTTTGAATCGGAAGAAGTGAAGGTGGGGGATGAATTTCTGTTCGACGAACTGGCTTACACCGATGCCCTCTTTCTTGTGGGAAAAGAGGTGATAGAGGGATGCTTGAACGGCTCTCTCTGA
- a CDS encoding Na+/H+ antiporter subunit E: protein MSVFAAVVTGTVFFVILSQKITILTVVMGVLMSLAAYLFTRPSHFEKFPILIFKLVYHIPKAIFESIMVMLSSRERSAYEVSVENEWEELEKTLTITLTPKTLVVVSDEGYIVVHRVGRR, encoded by the coding sequence GTGTCTGTTTTCGCTGCAGTGGTGACAGGAACCGTTTTCTTTGTAATTCTTTCTCAAAAAATCACCATTCTGACCGTTGTCATGGGGGTTCTCATGAGCCTTGCTGCTTATCTGTTCACAAGGCCTTCACATTTCGAGAAATTTCCAATTCTCATTTTCAAACTCGTCTACCACATACCGAAGGCGATCTTCGAGTCGATAATGGTGATGCTGTCTTCCAGAGAGAGGAGTGCCTATGAGGTTTCTGTGGAGAATGAATGGGAAGAACTCGAAAAAACCCTCACGATCACTCTCACTCCAAAAACGCTGGTTGTCGTTTCCGATGAAGGGTACATAGTGGTTCATCGGGTGGGGAGAAGATGA
- a CDS encoding cation:proton antiporter, with amino-acid sequence MIFLSYNFFLVALGIALLSLKRKTPVWMVWINFFFILGVVFGNYRFDLTLTGEFGVHLLLDHISHYFLLLTALVFLAVFTRKMSVNLSNLLLVLLGVLNLTFVSADLFNLYVTIEAVSLLTFLLVVEGRKKVQYWSAFKYLILGTIGMNVYLVGVAILYAENGTLSISGLSENPFATSLITSGLLLRAGVFLFSIWLPQLHSEAETVISAVLSGVVVKSAVYGLLRMEEIVNWEVIEYFAILSALSGAVLAFLSKDYKRTLAYSTLSQIGIVLVSSITAPVYSLAHGVSKSWLFLLKDELPGRNTEEWKRLDFWTWFSLALASLSIMGFPGLAGFSKNMVLDQLHGWEKILMEIVFVGTAATFWRFLMKPFALSGQGRMKLYSVILAASSVVIGVSFANWKSSLESVLLIGAGLLIHFLFREYRIESYPLEDFDSMLGIYLLGTVIMCLFSLQW; translated from the coding sequence GTGATTTTCCTTTCTTACAATTTCTTTCTTGTGGCACTCGGTATTGCTCTCCTTTCTTTAAAAAGAAAGACTCCGGTGTGGATGGTGTGGATCAACTTTTTCTTCATTCTCGGAGTTGTTTTCGGCAACTACAGATTCGATCTCACACTGACAGGGGAGTTCGGCGTACACCTTCTGCTAGATCACATATCACATTATTTCCTCCTGCTCACCGCCTTGGTCTTTCTTGCCGTCTTCACCAGGAAGATGAGTGTGAATCTTTCTAATCTTCTCCTTGTCCTTCTTGGGGTTCTCAATCTCACTTTCGTGAGTGCCGACCTGTTCAACCTCTATGTGACGATCGAAGCGGTCTCTCTTCTCACTTTTCTACTGGTTGTAGAAGGAAGAAAGAAAGTTCAGTACTGGTCTGCTTTCAAATATCTAATTCTTGGAACGATCGGCATGAACGTGTACCTCGTAGGTGTTGCCATTCTGTACGCAGAAAACGGTACTCTCTCCATTTCCGGATTATCTGAAAATCCCTTTGCCACTTCCCTGATCACGTCCGGACTTCTTCTGAGAGCGGGCGTGTTTCTGTTCAGCATATGGCTTCCACAGCTTCACTCCGAAGCCGAAACGGTGATCTCTGCTGTTCTCTCTGGCGTGGTTGTAAAGAGTGCGGTCTACGGTCTTTTGAGGATGGAAGAAATTGTGAACTGGGAAGTGATAGAGTATTTTGCGATACTTTCTGCTCTTTCTGGAGCTGTCCTTGCTTTTCTTTCCAAGGATTACAAAAGAACGCTTGCCTACAGCACGCTCTCGCAGATCGGAATAGTCCTTGTGTCTTCCATAACCGCCCCTGTGTACTCGCTGGCACACGGTGTTTCCAAGTCGTGGCTCTTTCTTCTGAAAGACGAACTTCCCGGCAGGAACACAGAAGAATGGAAAAGGCTCGATTTCTGGACGTGGTTTTCACTTGCACTGGCCAGTCTCTCAATCATGGGTTTTCCCGGACTTGCAGGTTTTTCAAAAAACATGGTCCTGGACCAACTTCACGGTTGGGAAAAGATTCTCATGGAAATCGTCTTCGTTGGAACCGCCGCCACGTTCTGGCGGTTTCTGATGAAGCCGTTTGCCCTTTCGGGTCAGGGAAGAATGAAACTCTACAGCGTAATACTTGCCGCTTCATCCGTTGTGATCGGAGTTTCCTTTGCAAACTGGAAATCATCGCTTGAGAGCGTTCTTCTGATAGGAGCAGGTCTTCTGATTCATTTCCTCTTCAGAGAATACAGGATCGAAAGTTACCCTCTGGAGGATTTCGACTCCATGCTGGGGATCTACCTTCTTGGGACGGTGATAATGTGTCTGTTTTCGCTGCAGTGGTGA
- a CDS encoding ABC transporter permease, translated as MEKKLWKRYTGWWWKRSKEGGNLTVKLALVELKRIFKRKMSLITIVITPVLVVLISLFFMQGYNLQSMKLGIYNEDNSVWSSLILRFIGTILRQENIVKVGEDYEDLLKEGRLNAVIIIPRGFAAKLYAKQPTQMIFIPSPVDLHLAAAIYNVLDSILEDFQGSAFFDPNVLRYIFTSSDYPVPRLTLKDSSLRFSDLVSPFIIFFTGILITVSLACVSTFLDREKNLHEMFLVYNLSWWEYALGKVVAYTTLGVSVSMAAYVLTRLLTESSMSFTLVFLLIALNSLLHTSVGFIVSSVSSDKSLANILGVSVIGVSLFSSGFAIPISNLPEYLKRIAMATPVFKTMYALRIYQLEHIVDIHSISYVGIWTAVFLALSVFSGKFVIRRG; from the coding sequence ATGGAAAAAAAGCTGTGGAAGAGATACACAGGATGGTGGTGGAAGAGATCGAAAGAAGGTGGAAATTTGACAGTTAAACTGGCGCTGGTCGAACTGAAGAGGATCTTCAAAAGAAAGATGTCCCTCATAACGATCGTCATCACACCGGTGCTGGTGGTGTTGATTTCCCTTTTCTTCATGCAGGGGTACAACCTTCAATCCATGAAGCTCGGGATATACAACGAAGACAACAGTGTCTGGTCTTCCCTCATCTTGAGGTTCATCGGTACCATTCTGAGACAGGAAAACATCGTCAAAGTCGGAGAGGATTACGAAGATCTCCTGAAAGAAGGAAGACTCAACGCTGTTATCATCATACCCAGAGGGTTCGCGGCGAAACTCTACGCCAAACAGCCAACTCAGATGATTTTCATACCGAGTCCTGTGGATCTTCATCTGGCCGCCGCCATCTACAACGTTCTGGATTCCATCCTCGAGGACTTTCAGGGAAGTGCCTTCTTCGATCCGAATGTTCTGAGATACATTTTCACCAGTTCGGATTACCCTGTTCCCAGGCTGACACTGAAGGATTCGAGTCTCAGATTCTCCGATCTCGTCTCGCCGTTCATCATATTCTTCACTGGAATCCTGATAACCGTTTCTCTTGCGTGTGTATCTACCTTTCTAGACAGGGAAAAGAACCTCCATGAGATGTTCCTCGTCTACAACCTTTCCTGGTGGGAGTACGCCCTTGGAAAGGTCGTCGCCTACACGACCCTTGGTGTATCCGTCTCGATGGCAGCGTACGTTCTCACACGACTTCTCACCGAAAGCAGCATGAGCTTTACACTCGTTTTCTTGCTGATCGCCCTCAACTCTCTTCTTCATACTTCAGTTGGATTCATAGTTTCTTCCGTGTCTTCTGACAAGAGCCTTGCAAACATTCTGGGAGTCTCTGTGATAGGAGTTTCTCTCTTTTCGAGTGGGTTTGCCATTCCTATCAGCAATCTTCCAGAGTATCTGAAACGAATCGCCATGGCTACTCCCGTGTTCAAAACCATGTACGCCCTCAGGATCTACCAGTTAGAACACATCGTGGACATACACTCGATATCCTATGTCGGAATCTGGACGGCTGTCTTTCTTGCCCTATCGGTTTTCTCCGGAAAGTTCGTTATAAGGAGGGGTTGA
- a CDS encoding hydrogenase subunit MbhD domain-containing protein: MIEYIVLFSMIAISFYTIFTPVRMFSVIGRTAISVLATLLYTILAAPDVAIAEALLGALLTTLVYLIALKSRNKIRIGFTPVRLLFEKIGEAFTGFEYELMKIFCEKYDYGVEFVEYDSLEELMRALNGGRIDIGCGGVFREDRKGYLETKIFYLEDEKLDLLRYMDRTYRGEELNHIFQKEGSYHILFADEELRSRFKHFLKVEKNLVERLKRKYFGEESK, from the coding sequence TTGATAGAGTACATCGTTCTTTTTTCGATGATAGCAATCTCTTTCTACACGATTTTCACGCCTGTGAGGATGTTTTCGGTCATTGGAAGGACTGCTATCAGCGTTCTGGCAACACTGCTTTACACCATTCTTGCCGCACCAGACGTTGCCATAGCCGAGGCACTCCTGGGGGCCCTTCTCACAACCCTTGTTTATCTGATAGCCCTCAAATCTAGAAACAAGATAAGGATTGGATTCACACCCGTGAGACTGCTCTTTGAGAAAATCGGAGAAGCCTTCACAGGATTCGAATACGAACTCATGAAGATCTTCTGTGAAAAGTACGACTATGGAGTGGAGTTTGTGGAATACGACTCTCTTGAAGAGCTGATGAGGGCGCTGAATGGGGGAAGGATAGACATCGGGTGCGGTGGTGTTTTCAGGGAGGACAGAAAGGGATACCTGGAAACGAAGATCTTTTATCTTGAAGACGAAAAGCTCGATCTTCTGAGATATATGGATAGAACCTATCGAGGAGAAGAACTGAACCATATCTTTCAGAAGGAGGGAAGTTACCATATCCTCTTTGCCGACGAAGAATTGAGAAGCCGCTTCAAACACTTTCTTAAAGTAGAAAAGAACCTTGTAGAAAGACTCAAGAGAAAGTATTTTGGGGAGGAGAGCAAATGA
- the rnc gene encoding ribonuclease III — protein sequence MTESERKAVEELQKELGVFFNDEEILFRALCHSSYANEQKQAGREDVESNEKLEFLGDAVLELFVCEILYRKYPEAEVGDLARVKSAVASEEVLARISRKLELGKFLFLGKGEEKTGGRKRDSILADAFEALLAALYLDQGYQKIKDLFEGEFEFYIEKIMKGEMLFDYKTALQEIVQREHKIPPEYVLVGTEKNGSEKLFIVEVRINDETLAVGKGRTKKEAEKEAARKAYEKLVMGKP from the coding sequence TTGACGGAGAGTGAGAGAAAAGCAGTGGAGGAGCTGCAGAAAGAACTGGGAGTTTTTTTCAACGATGAAGAGATTCTCTTTCGCGCCCTCTGTCACAGTTCCTATGCGAACGAGCAAAAACAAGCTGGAAGAGAAGATGTGGAATCTAACGAAAAACTGGAGTTTCTAGGTGACGCCGTTCTGGAACTTTTTGTCTGTGAGATCCTGTACCGGAAATATCCCGAAGCGGAAGTGGGTGATCTGGCCCGCGTGAAATCTGCCGTTGCGAGTGAAGAAGTCCTCGCGAGGATCTCCAGAAAACTGGAACTTGGAAAGTTTCTGTTTCTTGGAAAAGGAGAGGAAAAGACGGGAGGAAGAAAGCGAGACTCCATTCTGGCGGATGCCTTCGAGGCACTACTTGCTGCACTCTATCTGGACCAGGGATACCAGAAGATCAAAGATCTCTTCGAGGGTGAGTTCGAGTTCTACATAGAGAAGATCATGAAGGGAGAAATGCTCTTTGATTACAAGACCGCGCTTCAGGAGATCGTGCAGAGAGAACACAAGATACCACCAGAATATGTACTTGTGGGAACGGAGAAAAACGGCAGTGAGAAACTGTTCATCGTTGAAGTCCGAATAAACGATGAAACACTTGCCGTTGGCAAGGGAAGAACGAAGAAAGAAGCAGAGAAAGAAGCGGCAAGAAAAGCCTACGAAAAACTGGTGATGGGAAAGCCATGA
- the yfcE gene encoding phosphodiesterase — protein sequence MKILVVSDTHGAFSPVEKILKIAGTFDEIWHLGDVLYHGPRNPLPVDYNPKELASLLKKYRVRYIRGNCDADVDVRFLEIPEMPRIGIEYLGDVKILLVHGDQFEYEEGDPVLLAKAHNCSAILFGHSHVPLVEKREGILLINPGSPALPKSEIGPTFGIIDTERKKFQLRSLEGELLEEVSFVDGE from the coding sequence TTGAAAATTCTCGTTGTCTCGGACACCCATGGAGCCTTTTCTCCTGTGGAAAAGATCCTGAAAATCGCCGGCACTTTCGATGAGATATGGCACCTTGGGGACGTTCTCTACCACGGACCGAGAAACCCTCTGCCGGTCGATTACAATCCGAAGGAACTTGCCTCTCTTTTGAAAAAATACCGTGTCAGGTACATCCGTGGAAACTGTGATGCGGATGTGGACGTACGGTTTCTGGAGATACCAGAAATGCCACGAATAGGGATAGAGTACCTCGGTGATGTGAAGATCCTTCTTGTCCACGGTGATCAGTTCGAGTACGAGGAAGGAGATCCCGTCTTGCTTGCAAAAGCCCACAACTGCAGCGCGATCCTGTTTGGACACTCGCATGTTCCCCTAGTTGAGAAAAGAGAGGGAATACTCCTGATAAATCCCGGATCACCTGCACTGCCCAAGTCAGAGATCGGACCAACATTTGGTATCATCGATACGGAGAGGAAGAAATTTCAACTTCGTTCCCTGGAAGGAGAACTTTTGGAAGAGGTGAGCTTTGTTGACGGAGAGTGA